The Alphaproteobacteria bacterium genome includes a window with the following:
- a CDS encoding isocitrate lyase/phosphoenolpyruvate mutase family protein — MSVLKEKAEKLLSLHAGPKLLLLPNAWDVASAVVLVRAGFPAIATTSSGVAASLGYPDGQRISRAEMADAVRRIAGRVDVPVSADMEGGYGLNPDAVAETVRATLQAGAVGANIEDGTDDQRSPLIEFSLAVERIRAAREAANEAGIPFVVNARTDPYMSPGDKGAAAFDEAVRRGNAFRKAGADCIFVPGVVDRDLIARLVKAIDAPVNILGGFKTPPIPALESLGVRRVTVGGGLQRATMGLLQRAAEELRNAGTFSFAEHAVPHAEMNKILAR, encoded by the coding sequence GTGAGCGTCCTTAAAGAAAAAGCCGAAAAGCTCCTGTCCCTGCACGCAGGGCCGAAGCTTCTGCTGCTGCCGAACGCGTGGGACGTGGCGAGTGCGGTCGTGCTCGTCCGTGCCGGTTTCCCAGCGATTGCGACGACGAGTTCGGGTGTTGCCGCTTCGCTCGGCTATCCCGATGGGCAGCGTATCAGCCGTGCGGAGATGGCCGACGCGGTTCGCCGGATCGCGGGCCGCGTCGACGTGCCCGTCAGCGCCGACATGGAGGGCGGATACGGCCTCAATCCAGATGCGGTTGCCGAGACGGTGCGCGCCACACTTCAAGCAGGTGCTGTCGGCGCCAATATCGAGGATGGAACAGACGATCAGAGAAGCCCGCTCATCGAATTCTCCCTCGCCGTCGAGCGTATTCGCGCGGCCCGCGAGGCAGCCAACGAGGCTGGAATACCCTTCGTCGTCAATGCGCGCACGGACCCCTATATGAGCCCCGGCGATAAGGGTGCCGCCGCTTTCGACGAAGCCGTCCGGCGCGGCAATGCGTTCCGCAAGGCGGGTGCCGATTGCATCTTCGTACCCGGTGTTGTGGATCGTGACCTCATCGCTCGCCTCGTCAAGGCGATCGATGCACCCGTGAATATCCTCGGCGGATTCAAGACTCCGCCGATCCCGGCACTGGAATCGCTCGGCGTTCGGCGTGTGACGGTCGGCGGCGGCTTGCAGCGCGCGACCATGGGCCTTCTCCAGCGCGCAGCCGAGGAATTGCGCAATGCGGGGACGTTCTCTTTTGCCGAGCATGCCGTGCCGCACGCGGAGATGAACAAGATTCTCGCCCGCTGA
- a CDS encoding DUF882 domain-containing protein, with the protein MPNDRESERNGRVRGVRRRDLLGWSAIACALLLPTGALARITPSDKEKTLKLYNLHTGESIASTFWADGRYVPESFRDIDKMLRDHRTDGTIATDRRLVELMFQIQTKLNTEKGLDVVCGYRSPATNAELVREGRTHARNSYHLRGQALDFRVPGRDLPHVRELAMNLQAGGVGYYPRAGFVHVDVGPVRHW; encoded by the coding sequence ATGCCGAACGATCGCGAAAGCGAGCGGAACGGCCGTGTGCGAGGAGTGCGACGGCGAGATCTGCTCGGATGGAGCGCAATAGCTTGCGCTCTACTGCTGCCGACGGGGGCGCTAGCACGGATCACTCCGTCGGATAAAGAAAAGACCCTCAAGCTCTACAATCTTCATACCGGCGAAAGCATTGCTTCGACCTTTTGGGCCGATGGCCGGTATGTTCCGGAGTCGTTTCGCGATATCGACAAGATGCTGCGCGATCACCGCACCGACGGGACGATCGCGACGGACCGCAGGCTTGTCGAGCTCATGTTCCAGATCCAGACGAAGCTGAATACGGAGAAGGGGCTCGACGTCGTGTGCGGCTATCGCTCGCCCGCGACGAACGCCGAACTCGTTCGCGAAGGCCGAACGCATGCGCGCAACAGTTACCATCTCCGAGGCCAGGCGCTCGATTTCCGCGTGCCGGGTCGGGATTTGCCCCACGTGCGCGAGCTTGCGATGAACTTGCAAGCGGGTGGAGTCGGCTATTACCCGCGCGCAGGCTTCGTCCATGTCGACGTGGGGCCCGTTCGCCACTGGTAG
- a CDS encoding phosphoenolpyruvate carboxykinase: protein MQQVGPVISHHGLSLQGLRKIRTAYWNLTSPALYEEAIRRDEGIVGLGGVFIVETGQHTGRSVNDKFIVEESDSKDEIWWGKINRPIGESQFDALHEHILAHFEGKDAFVQDCIAGADSGYSLRVRVVTENAWHSLFAYNMFIRPAAAHCETFTPDFTVIHAPRCLADPARHDTNSETFILVNFKKRTVLIGGSSYAGEIKKSVFSALNYLLPARGVLPMHCSANVGPKGDAAIFFGLSGTGKTTLSADATRTLIGDDEHGWSERGLFNFEGGCYAKVIHLSPQAEPEIYDTTRRFGTLLENVVYDPMTRILDLDDASLTENTRASYPIDFIPNASRTGVTHHPDNVVMLTADAFGVLPPISRLSSEQAMYHFLSGYTARVAGTEKGLGKEPQATFSTCFGAPFMPRHPTVYAKILGERISEHNVKCWLVNTGWSGGAYGTGQRMNIAHTRAMVRAALDGRLAQVSTVRLDEFGLSIPRSCPEVPSEVLNPKETWQDKRAYDRTAREVAQRFENNFKQFESYVDERVKAAGIHAAA, encoded by the coding sequence ATGCAGCAGGTGGGTCCGGTCATCAGTCATCATGGCCTGAGCCTTCAGGGCCTGCGAAAAATCCGGACGGCCTATTGGAACCTCACATCCCCGGCTCTTTACGAAGAGGCGATCCGCCGCGACGAGGGCATTGTCGGCTTGGGCGGCGTTTTCATCGTCGAGACCGGCCAGCACACCGGCCGCTCGGTGAATGACAAATTCATCGTCGAGGAGTCGGACAGCAAGGACGAAATCTGGTGGGGCAAAATCAATCGCCCGATCGGGGAGAGCCAATTCGACGCTCTTCACGAGCACATACTTGCCCATTTCGAGGGCAAGGACGCTTTCGTGCAGGACTGCATCGCAGGGGCCGATTCGGGTTACAGCCTGCGCGTGCGGGTCGTGACCGAAAATGCGTGGCACAGTCTTTTCGCCTACAACATGTTCATCCGGCCCGCGGCGGCACACTGCGAAACCTTCACACCCGATTTCACGGTCATCCACGCGCCGCGCTGCCTCGCCGATCCCGCCAGGCACGACACTAATTCCGAAACGTTCATCCTCGTTAATTTCAAGAAGCGCACAGTTCTCATCGGCGGCTCGTCCTATGCGGGCGAGATCAAAAAGTCCGTGTTCAGCGCGCTTAATTACCTGTTGCCGGCGCGCGGCGTGCTTCCAATGCACTGCTCGGCGAATGTGGGACCGAAAGGCGATGCGGCAATTTTCTTCGGGCTCTCCGGGACAGGCAAGACCACGCTGTCGGCGGACGCCACGCGCACGCTGATCGGCGACGACGAGCATGGCTGGTCCGAGCGGGGCCTGTTCAATTTCGAGGGCGGATGCTACGCGAAGGTGATCCACCTTTCGCCCCAAGCCGAGCCGGAAATTTACGACACGACTCGGCGCTTCGGCACACTGCTCGAGAACGTCGTCTACGACCCGATGACACGCATCCTCGACCTCGACGACGCGAGTCTCACGGAGAACACGCGCGCGAGTTACCCCATCGACTTCATCCCGAACGCGAGCAGAACCGGAGTCACGCATCATCCCGACAACGTCGTCATGCTTACCGCCGACGCCTTCGGGGTGCTGCCGCCCATCAGCCGGCTAAGCTCCGAACAAGCGATGTATCACTTCCTTTCCGGCTATACGGCGCGGGTCGCCGGCACTGAGAAGGGCCTCGGCAAAGAGCCCCAGGCGACGTTCTCGACTTGCTTCGGCGCGCCGTTCATGCCGCGACATCCGACGGTCTATGCGAAAATCCTGGGCGAGCGGATTTCCGAGCACAACGTGAAATGCTGGCTCGTCAACACGGGCTGGTCGGGTGGAGCCTACGGAACCGGACAGCGAATGAACATCGCGCATACCCGCGCCATGGTGCGTGCCGCCCTTGACGGACGGCTCGCGCAGGTTTCGACCGTCAGGCTCGACGAATTCGGACTTTCGATTCCGAGAAGCTGCCCCGAGGTGCCAAGCGAGGTACTCAATCCGAAGGAGACCTGGCAGGACAAGCGCGCCTATGATCGGACCGCACGCGAAGTCGCCCAACGCTTCGAGAACAATTTCAAACAGTTCGAGTCATACGTGGACGAGCGCGTGAAGGCTGCCGGAATCCACGCAGCTGCTTGA
- a CDS encoding pyridoxamine 5'-phosphate oxidase family protein: MQERDEKRRDLRHEAKEPPEATARALIRTCARATLASVLRRDFAVGWPYASLVLVACRPDATPILLLSDLADHSKNIMADDRVSLLFDGTEGLAEPLAGTRLTLVGHARETTEPSDRALYLARHPSAARYAGFKDFRFYRIDAVGAHLVAGFGRIHWLDAKDVLGGGPSAARAG, from the coding sequence ATGCAAGAACGCGACGAGAAGCGCCGGGATTTGCGGCACGAAGCGAAAGAACCGCCTGAGGCGACCGCGCGCGCGCTCATCCGCACTTGCGCCCGCGCCACGCTCGCGAGCGTGCTCCGCCGCGACTTCGCGGTCGGCTGGCCCTACGCCTCCCTTGTTCTTGTCGCGTGCCGGCCGGATGCAACCCCGATCCTATTGCTCTCCGATCTTGCCGATCACAGCAAGAACATCATGGCCGACGACCGCGTCTCCCTCCTCTTCGATGGAACTGAGGGACTTGCAGAGCCGCTCGCAGGCACACGTCTCACCCTCGTCGGACATGCTCGCGAGACGACCGAGCCCTCGGACCGCGCGCTTTATCTCGCCCGCCACCCAAGCGCTGCACGCTATGCGGGCTTCAAGGATTTTCGCTTTTACCGGATCGACGCCGTGGGCGCCCACCTTGTCGCGGGATTCGGCCGCATTCACTGGCTCGACGCCAAGGACGTCCTCGGAGGCGGCCCGTCCGCCGCGCGCGCCGGCTAG
- a CDS encoding copper chaperone PCu(A)C: MIEKANMSSTRQLFGLAVAPFLLISVTASNAQDYTAGDLLIARPWARASVASNGVVYFTITNGGPQADRLIAVSTPVAKSAELHTTIEMANGAVDMAPLADAEIAQGKPVEFRPGGNHVMLMGLSRPLKKGERFPMTLTFEHAGAVTVEVRIEAVGAMAPAAAAQPSEGQSPGQ; encoded by the coding sequence ATGATCGAAAAGGCGAATATGTCATCCACCCGACAACTTTTCGGCCTTGCCGTCGCCCCTTTCCTCCTGATTTCCGTGACGGCGTCAAACGCCCAGGACTACACGGCGGGAGACCTTCTCATTGCTCGCCCTTGGGCGCGCGCAAGTGTCGCCAGCAACGGGGTCGTCTATTTTACGATTACGAACGGCGGACCGCAGGCGGACCGGCTCATCGCGGTCTCGACACCGGTGGCCAAATCCGCCGAGCTTCATACGACGATCGAAATGGCGAATGGGGCCGTGGACATGGCGCCCCTGGCGGACGCCGAGATTGCGCAGGGCAAACCCGTCGAATTCCGGCCGGGCGGCAATCACGTCATGCTGATGGGCCTATCGCGGCCGCTAAAGAAGGGTGAGCGATTTCCGATGACGCTTACCTTCGAGCATGCCGGGGCGGTTACGGTCGAGGTACGCATCGAAGCGGTTGGGGCGATGGCGCCGGCGGCTGCCGCGCAGCCATCAGAAGGTCAATCGCCAGGCCAGTGA
- a CDS encoding response regulator transcription factor — MPLKRTIALVDDDRNILTSVAMALEAEGFAVRTFTDGDEALRGITAQPPDLAVLDIKMPRMDGMELLSRLRKNTVMPIIFLTSKDDEVDEVLGLRMGADDYITKPFSLRLLIERIRTLLRRIELKDAASEGPNGEAIVTRGDLLLDSSRHLCSWKASPVNLTVTEFLILKALAQRPGLVKSRDQLMDAAYGEHIYVDDRTIDSHIKRVRKKLRAVDDSFNEIETLYGIGYRYKEG, encoded by the coding sequence ATGCCGCTCAAGCGCACGATCGCGCTCGTTGACGACGACCGCAACATTCTGACCTCGGTTGCGATGGCGCTCGAGGCAGAGGGTTTCGCCGTGCGCACCTTTACAGATGGCGATGAGGCACTACGCGGCATCACCGCTCAGCCCCCCGATCTGGCCGTCCTCGACATCAAAATGCCGCGCATGGACGGGATGGAGCTGCTCTCCCGCCTGCGCAAGAACACCGTCATGCCGATCATTTTTCTCACCTCCAAGGATGACGAGGTGGACGAGGTGCTGGGCTTGCGCATGGGAGCCGACGATTACATCACAAAACCGTTCTCCCTCCGTCTCCTCATCGAGCGTATCCGCACGTTGCTGCGCCGGATCGAGCTCAAGGACGCGGCGAGCGAGGGCCCGAATGGCGAAGCGATCGTCACGCGGGGCGATCTCCTGCTCGATTCGAGTCGGCACCTTTGCAGTTGGAAAGCCAGCCCGGTCAATCTCACGGTTACGGAGTTTCTGATCCTCAAGGCGCTTGCACAGCGTCCCGGCCTTGTGAAAAGCCGCGATCAGCTCATGGATGCCGCCTACGGCGAGCACATCTACGTGGACGACCGCACGATCGACAGCCACATCAAACGAGTACGGAAGAAACTGAGGGCCGTGGACGATAGCTTCAATGAGATCGAGACCCTCTATGGCATCGGCTATCGCTACAAAGAAGGCTAA
- a CDS encoding stimulus-sensing domain-containing protein has product MAVETESPSRADISPERQAGQGKALGRDLKHARSSGARKRRPAVLVRFAHLRFGRSLVFSPLTRRILVLNVVALAILVVGLVYLGEYQRNLVQGQLDSLATQARIFSGALGESAVKNIGDEPPELQAAESRILLRRLIEPTRARARLFDSVGDLVVDSRYLEGPGGAIQIEPLPPPDERGFLQRLPDRVYDWLVGAAGRLGNLPRYREQAQQHASDYREVVRALSGETAAVVYNNAPRGMILSVAVPVQHYREVVGALMVSQDSAEIDAAMRNVRVDILKAFGVALLITVFFSFYLGSTIVRPIRRLALAAERIGPGHGHAAEIPDFTARRDEIGYLSAALRRMTTQLSQRMEAIERFAADVAHEIKNPLSSLRSAVETAARVKEQEQQRKLMAIILEDVHRLDRLISDISDASRLDAALSRDAVESVDLGALLGTLCDVYGDPGKPEAPRLRLYAGDEGEFLVSGLEGRLAQVFRNLIENALSFSPPGGTVTLSLRHDGEMIEAVVEDEGPGLPEGKFETIFERFYSERPAGEKFGTHSGLGLSISKQIVDVHGGTIRAENRRDAGGRVRGARFIVRLLAQIEGVPSQD; this is encoded by the coding sequence ATGGCCGTCGAGACTGAGTCGCCATCGCGCGCCGACATCTCCCCTGAAAGGCAGGCGGGCCAAGGAAAGGCGCTCGGCCGAGACCTCAAACACGCCCGCTCGAGTGGCGCGCGCAAGCGTCGCCCCGCCGTGCTGGTCCGCTTTGCGCATTTGCGTTTCGGTCGCTCGCTCGTATTCTCCCCGCTCACGCGTCGGATCCTGGTCCTCAACGTGGTGGCTCTTGCGATTCTCGTGGTCGGCCTCGTCTATCTCGGCGAATACCAGCGCAATCTCGTTCAAGGGCAACTCGACTCGCTTGCGACGCAGGCGCGGATATTTTCAGGGGCACTCGGCGAAAGCGCGGTGAAGAACATAGGCGACGAGCCGCCCGAGCTCCAGGCCGCCGAAAGCCGCATTCTGCTGCGTCGGCTGATCGAACCGACGCGCGCGCGCGCCAGGCTGTTCGATAGCGTTGGCGATCTCGTGGTCGACAGCCGTTATCTCGAAGGGCCGGGCGGTGCAATTCAGATCGAGCCGCTACCGCCGCCGGACGAGCGGGGATTTTTGCAGCGCCTGCCGGACCGCGTCTACGACTGGCTCGTCGGTGCGGCCGGCCGATTGGGCAACCTGCCGCGCTATCGCGAGCAAGCTCAGCAACATGCAAGCGACTACCGCGAGGTCGTGCGTGCTCTTTCGGGTGAAACGGCGGCGGTCGTCTACAACAACGCGCCGCGCGGCATGATCCTTTCCGTCGCCGTGCCGGTGCAGCATTACCGGGAGGTCGTGGGGGCGCTCATGGTGTCGCAGGACAGCGCCGAGATCGACGCCGCCATGCGAAACGTGCGTGTTGACATCCTCAAGGCGTTTGGCGTCGCACTCCTGATCACGGTCTTCTTCTCGTTTTATCTGGGCAGCACCATCGTGCGGCCGATCCGTCGCCTCGCGCTCGCCGCCGAACGCATCGGACCCGGCCACGGCCACGCCGCAGAAATCCCCGATTTCACCGCCCGGCGCGACGAGATCGGCTATCTCTCGGCGGCCCTGAGACGCATGACAACGCAGCTTTCTCAACGTATGGAAGCGATCGAGCGCTTCGCCGCCGACGTCGCCCATGAGATCAAGAATCCGCTTTCGTCGCTGCGGAGTGCTGTCGAAACGGCCGCGCGCGTCAAGGAACAAGAACAACAACGCAAGCTCATGGCCATAATCCTCGAGGACGTCCATCGTCTCGACCGCCTGATTTCGGACATTTCCGACGCATCGCGGCTCGATGCGGCGTTGAGCCGCGATGCGGTCGAATCCGTCGATCTCGGCGCGCTCCTCGGCACGCTTTGCGATGTCTATGGCGATCCCGGCAAGCCCGAGGCCCCGAGGCTGCGTCTCTATGCGGGCGACGAGGGGGAATTCCTGGTGAGCGGACTGGAAGGGCGGCTGGCGCAGGTGTTCCGGAATCTCATCGAGAACGCCCTTTCATTCAGCCCGCCCGGTGGGACGGTAACACTCTCCCTCCGCCACGACGGCGAGATGATCGAAGCGGTCGTCGAGGATGAGGGTCCGGGTTTGCCGGAGGGCAAATTCGAGACGATTTTCGAGCGCTTCTATAGCGAGCGTCCTGCGGGCGAAAAGTTCGGGACGCACTCCGGCCTCGGACTTTCGATTTCCAAGCAGATCGTGGATGTCCACGGCGGCACCATTCGGGCCGAGAACCGTCGGGACGCGGGTGGGCGCGTGCGCGGTGCCCGCTTCATCGTGCGCCTGCTGGCGCAAATCGAGGGGGTACCGTCTCAGGATTGA